The genomic window AAAAGTCCATTTGAATAAGACAACTGCAAGGCCCAAACTTTTAAGTTAATTTCTTTTTTTAACGTGATGTTGTAGACAGGATCGATCATCAAAGGATCCAGTTATTTTTTACGCGTTCCTATGTTTTAGTACATATTGAGAACGAGCACATTCTGCACATTCTGTGATGAAGTTTGGAATATGGGAATTCATTATTTATTTACAGTTGGTTCTAAAGATCGAATTCTATTCTTAAAGTGATTATTTTAAAACCCTGGATAGGAAAACTAAGAAGGTTTTTACTTGGACCAGAAACCGTAATTACATCATCAGCTGTGTTATCCTTGTTATCCTCAATCAGGTTCACATATACTGCAGACTTTATAGGGTAGTGGAATTTTATATCCGCATTAACTGCTTTACCTTCAGTTTCATATAACCGTAGTATAACTACTTTAGAGTCGCCATCAGGAGTAGAATCTTGTGGGAGTTTGAGTGTACTTAGGATTACATTCTTTGGTGATATAGACATAAATGAGAAACTATTACCTATGTTTGTATCAACCAAGGCGTCTGCAGGATATGATTCGCTTGCTTTGTCATTCCAATTATTATGATCTTTGCTTGAAATATGAATGGCTGTAGGTTTCATATTGAAAGATATTCCTTCTTTATAACTAGATGCATCGCGCCAATCTCCATCGTGAGGAATTAACGAATATTTGAAAGTATATGGTCTCTTTTCTGCTGCATCAGGTGTAGCGATACATGGACCCTTGGTCCCATCTGCAGAAAGTGTTTCTACTCCTCTTAATAATGTGAGGTATATGCTATTGTCTCTAATTTCATGTGAAGGTATTCCAAAATGAGCTAGGGTAACACCCATATCTTGTTCCTTGTTGGAAAAGTCTATCCACTCTAATGAAGGAAATGTACCACTGGGGATTTCTTTCCATTTCTTAAGTACATCTGGATCTTTGTTTAAGTAAAATAAATTAGTTGGTCTTTGGATAGCGCCAAACTGTGTACCAGTCCAATAAGTGTATCCTTTAAACGGTACATCAAACTTAACTCTAATTCGCACATGAGGATGATTGTTTTCTATGTATGTTGTACAATCTATTCTTGACAACCCTTTGTATATGGATATCTCTTTCCTTACTGTCAAGAAACTATGCTGGTAAATAATCGTCGGTAATTTTTCATTAAGTCGATATGGCCAACGAATAGCGTAGTATTTATTATGAAACACTATTTTAGTTCTGATCTTCCCGTTCAAAACACTGTATTTTTCTTTTTTGAATACTCCAAATGGTATACCTTCACCACTTTCTGATTTTATTATTCCCGTTACATCTTTATGATAGTACAAGTCCCCTAGTTCTTCTTCGATACGGACTTCATTGCCAATGAAATAGAGGCGATCAGCTTTCATTAAGGTAAATATTCCAGTTTCCGCGTCAATTTCTAATGTGAAATCATCAAAGGTGAATTTTGTCTCATAGGATCGTGGGTATGCAAGCAGAGGTGATTGATCCATATTGATATTCTTACCTTTTTCTTTCTTCCTGAATATTATTTCATATGCCGAAAAACCAAGAGATGGTACTCTTGCTATAAAACCTAATTGAACACTTTTTATTCCTCGATCTTTTTCATGCAATTCTAAATCTAATATTTCTACATCAACTATTTCGTTACTATTCACTGTTCTGAGTTCCATGATCTCAATTGCCTCGTCAATGTCAAAGTTGATTTTTGCTTCTACCCATTCCTTTATGTCCCATGACACAGAATTGAACACTAAAATTTGATGAGATTTATTGTCCTGTCTAAACAGTATCTTGGATATTTTATTAATACATTCAAAATTTGATTTTTTTAATGTATTCTCTAATTTATCAAATGCTGATCTCATTTCATCATATACTGAATCAATACCAGTTCCTGGTAAAGAGTCGTGCATTGCAAAAAATAGTGCTTGCTTCCAGTACTTTTTAAGGTCATCTGTATGATCATTTTCTTTTGATATCAAATGAAGTATAGTATTCCATCTTTCGAGCATGAGTAAGTAGGTTTCAAATTCTTTAAATCCCTGTTTGATCCATGATCTTGTTGAGGTGCTATCTGGGAATACGAATGATGCCTTTCCTGAATACATCTCCCCTTTTTTGATGGACATGTGGACGTTTTTCTCTTCTATTTCTTGTTCTAACGCCTCAAAGAATTCTGAAGGAGTCGACACCTTCATTATTGGATTTTCAATGATACTTTTGGCGGATTCATTATACTTTTTGATTGTGTCGCATAACTCTGGTTGGGGAGGTGTAGAGCCACTGCCCGAAGGCATAAGAACGTGCCTTGTAGATGATTGTCTTCTAAGTTGTTCAAAAGTTTCATGTAATAGTGACAGATCTAATCCCGCTCGATAACCTAAAGGCATCCAATGGGATAGTATAGATGTGCCGTCAATGCCTTTCCAGTAGAATTCAGATACCAATGGCTCTGTTACACCCCTTCTAAATGCAAAGTATTTATAACCACTTTCTTTTAGAATTTGTGGCCATTGTGCATTGTAACCGAATTCATCTGCACCCCAGGCAACTATAACATCTTTTCCAAATTTCTCCTTTACATAATTTTTGCCTTCTAGAATTTCTCTGATCAATACCTCACCTGACGGTAGCATTACATCTGACATGAGATATTCTCCTCCTGCAATTTCTATTCGCCCATCTATGATGAACTGTTTAATTTCTGAAAATAATTCTGGATAACTTGTCTCAATATTTTCTAAGAGATACGTCTGTTCAATAATAAATTTAAAGTCTTTTTCATTTTTTAAAATTTCAATAGCTTTTTTTATAATAAAGTTACAATTAATATCAAAATTTTCTTCCTTACTGAAAATCCAAATAGCATCATAATGACTGTGAGGAACGACATGTACAATAGATTTGTTCAATTCTATGATTGTTACTTGGAGATATGTAAGTCTTACCTACCATTGATGAATTCTAATGAAATAGAAGATTGTGTGGTACAGGGGACATCTATGTAACTTGTGTAGTCTTTTTGAGTGAAAGACGAGATTTATGTTGTAAAAAACAAAATGATTAGATATTATATAATTACTGAAAACATTATAATAATTTGTATAATTCCATTCAATCTTATTTTTCAAAAATTAATAGCACTCACCTATTTTGTCTTTCATGTGAATTTAACATTTAACTAACTATTTGATCGATTTCAGATGGTCATGATTTATCTGATATTTGTTCTATTACGAATTATTTATTTATTATCACATTGCGGGGTTTGATACATATTACCTCACGAGAAATGAATAGGTACGGCTCTGTCTTCTAATAGAACTGGAAGAAAAATCTAGGCTAAATAGATGAAACTGTTTTAGAAAAAGAGATCTACTTTATACAACGATATAGATGAAATGACAAGATGGCTGTAACTTAGTAGTTAAATTACTATATTGATTTCTAAATGGTCTCGCATCGATTAACATTATACAATTAGTATCGACACATTAGCGCCAATCATCAATGATATATGCGGTAGGAATGTTGTATCCTTGTCTATTTCCTTTTGTGCATGGATACTCCTTGGAACTCTGATTTGAAACCATGGTTGATCATCGCCTTGTAGGCTTCGTGTCGTTCCATGTTACTACCTGCAGTAATTTTAAATATGCCCTTTTCTAATGCCATTAATTCTACGGATTTCAACATTCTAGTAAAATTTGAGTGAGAATTACTATTTGTTGATATTGCCGCAAATTTAATATAACAAATATTACTGCCGGCCTCCGTCCCTTTGCCATAGTGACATATCGCCAGTCCAATTAGCTTGTTCCCAGGTGAGTTATAAAACAATATTGTGTCGCCTAACCTTTGACTATCTACCGCAAGAATTTCTTTTACAAATCTAGTCCTGGCAAAACACCATTAGTCAGATATTTGCAGTCATCTAAAATTAATGACTTGACGTCATTTTGTATTTCTGAAAATCTGACTTCATGTTGCGAATCATACTTCTGAGATAATTCCAATCTCTTCTCATTATTTTGATCAGAAGTTGTTTGTCATTATCGATGTGAGGAATCTTGGCCAAAAATCATATTTTTGATATAAATAGATATGTTTTGGGCTTTGAGCAAATGTAAACAATCCAGCGTACTGGATTTCCAATTTTGATAATCGTTCTAATACCGGGTTAATCAAATGTTTAGCTATCCCTTTGTTCCAATAGTTTGGATGTATTGATAGGGGACCAAAGAATCCCACACTACCCCAGTTAGTAACAAAATTTGAACCGGCCAATTTCCAGTCAACTTCAATTGCAAATGCAGAGCTTGGGTCTGTAGTATATCTGGATTTAATAAAGTCTGCGTCGCCAAAAAAGGACATGGGATCTTGGAGACCCATAAAGGTACCAAATGAGAGTCTGAGTATGGTGTCAGCCTCTTCAAGGTCGTTTTCTCTCAAATTTCACACATTGACATGCATTAAATAATCTCTAATACAATCGTACTTATATTATTAGTATTATTTTATTGTTCAATACCTGCTTGCGAATTGTTTACAGTCTATTGGTTTACAATTGATTTAGAGAATGAGTAAGTAGGTCCCCGATCTCAATACCATTATCCAATATCATTTCGAAAGATACCCATTGGCTACGGTTTTTACTATCGCTTCAGAGCCATGATCTTATAATATAGTTTATTTTTTTTTGCAGTAATTGATCATGAAATCTATTGTTTCTATCTTCTCTTTACTTGTGAAAATATCTGTAGAATTGTAGCGTTATACACACATATATATCACATGGAGGTGGTAGACCACTTGCGAATGAATGGTGGACAAAAACTTTTACAAGGTTAGGGTGACGAGTTGCTGCTTGTGTTAGAGTATATGCCAAAAAAATAAAGAATATATTTTTGTAAGAAATTGAGGGACCAAACTTTAAGCCCGGGTATCCTGTTCTTGCTTAGCTTATATTGTCATTAATTTTCTTTGTCGTTGAAATTTCTAATCAGTCCATATTAGGTGAGAAATGTTGTACTGTAGTATGATTAATGATATTAATAGAGCAAAATGGGGCAATCGTTTTATACTCTCAGCCATAATCCAAGGTGGTTTACTTACTTCAATAGCCCTTTTGATGGTAGGTTCTCAGTTCATCTTCTCAAGTAAGATAGACATGATCCAATTTCTATCATTGTCTTTTGATGGTCCTGCTAAATGGTTCTTCCTTGGGATAATATTTTATCTCATATTTATTGTTGCCATCGCCGTTACAGCCGTGTTTTATATTCAATTGGAGATAAATCTTACAAAAAAGATCTCAGGTTTTGTGAATATTTTGGCTTGGATCCATCTGTTTGGAATGAATGTTGGTGGTCCTCTAGCAACCTTACTCATGATATTTGCTGGATTGGCCGGATCTGGAATTTTGTCTGTTTTTACACAGGGAACTATAGTCCAAGAGAATATAGAAATAATGAATTCTTTCATCACACCCATAGCAATTTCAATTGCGATCTTAAGTGTAGGGGTTATAGCTGGTGGAATAACATACATAAAGACATATCTTAATGGCAACAAGATGTAAAAAAAACATCAGTTCCAGTCATTTATTCTCGTTGAATAATGTATTTGAGTTGTATATAACCAAAATCATAGAACGTGGATTTTGAATGTGTTAAAGTAATATCTGTTGGTATCGATCCAAAGGGTTGTTTACCTTCGCCGATTAGCAAAGGAATAATCGTTATCGCCAGCTCATAAATCAATCCTAATGAAAGGAAACTTTGAATAGTAATTCCTCCAACAATATATACATGCTTAATTCCGTCGTCGCTTAAATGTTTAAGTATGTCTTGTGGAGAGTCTTTTGATGCAGTAACAGTATTTGCTAAATTAAAAGGGATTTTGATTTTACTTGTAGTTAGCACAATTACTCTTTTTTCTTTATATGACAACACGGCAAATTTTAGAACTTTTTCGTAGGTATTTCTACCCAGGATGAGCGCATCTACTGACTCTAAGAAAATGTTATAACCAAAATCATCGCCCTCATGCACTTTTGAGGTTAGCTTTATCCAGCCAATCAATACTTCCATCATTCCTGGCTATAAAACCATCTAAACTCATAGCGCTGAAAACAGATACTTTAGGTTTCATGACCCTTTTGAATTACACCCCTATTTTATCAGTAGTTATTTACAATATAAATTCGAACTTATGTTCTTTGATAAAGGATTTTGTGTATTGTCCATTAAATATGTGAAATGAGTCAATGATCATCAATATCCATCACTTCTTATGGGAAGATAATACCTTAATCCCCCATTTTATATCGACCTCCTATTATCTAATATAAGCTAAATAATCTGTGCCTAATTATCAGGATTAACAAAATAATTTAACACATTCTTATTAACATCCAAATGGTCCCATCGTATTTTTTTGTTTCAAACGCAAATGGATTTGTCTAGGAACCTTCGATAATTGAGATAAAAAAATAGTAATGAAGATTATTTAATTTCTCTCGTTTAGTTTCGCAGGATTTAAAATCATTTTACATCGTTATTACACAAAAAAGAAAAAGTGAAAAGGTGGTTAAGATATTGTATAATGGTTTTAAATATTTAACATACTTGTTTCTAATTTATTAGCCATAGTCAAGTATAACATTAAACTTCAAACATAGAAATGAGATGCAATAGTAGCGTAACACAGTGCATTCCATCTATTACATCCCGTTTCTACGAAAATCTTATCCGTATCAAAGTTTATGTTGATTTAATATTCCTAAATTAGTATTTATATCATATTATTGTTTTGAACAGAATAATAACATATGATAATATTTAGATATTTTTATAGCTGTTATCCAGTATATAATTTTTTTATGACCTTGAACTACAACAGCCGTTAAATCTGAGCGAGCCAATATTTCTTTTGATGAGATTCGTTCGGTCCTAAAGAAATCTATTCTCATACTAGTAGTCAATATGTTATGTTCCTTTGCTATCTACTATTTGTCAAAAGAATTATGTCAATTTTAGCTGGATCGGAGGGTTTACTTTGTTTTGTAAATGGGGAAGGAGGGCAAAAATAGAAATGAAACCTATTATATGACCAATATGTTACACTATTTTCTAATTTTGAGTGGAATTAAAGATCAAAGGTGTAGCCTTACCTACAGAACTTATCTACACCAGAAGC from Candidatus Nitrosocosmicus arcticus includes these protein-coding regions:
- a CDS encoding GNAT family N-acetyltransferase translates to MRENDLEEADTILRLSFGTFMGLQDPMSFFGDADFIKSRYTTDPSSAFAIEVDWKLAGSNFVTNWGSVGFFGPLSIHPNYWNKGIAKHLINPVLERLSKLEIQYAGLFTFAQSPKHIYLYQKYDFWPRFLTSIMTNNF
- a CDS encoding dihydrofolate reductase family protein, producing MMEVLIGWIKLTSKVHEGDDFGYNIFLESVDALILGRNTYEKVLKFAVLSYKEKRVIVLTTSKIKIPFNLANTVTASKDSPQDILKHLSDDGIKHVYIVGGITIQSFLSLGLIYELAITIIPLLIGEGKQPFGSIPTDITLTHSKSTFYDFGYIQLKYIIQRE
- a CDS encoding glycoside hydrolase family 38 C-terminal domain-containing protein yields the protein MNKSIVHVVPHSHYDAIWIFSKEENFDINCNFIIKKAIEILKNEKDFKFIIEQTYLLENIETSYPELFSEIKQFIIDGRIEIAGGEYLMSDVMLPSGEVLIREILEGKNYVKEKFGKDVIVAWGADEFGYNAQWPQILKESGYKYFAFRRGVTEPLVSEFYWKGIDGTSILSHWMPLGYRAGLDLSLLHETFEQLRRQSSTRHVLMPSGSGSTPPQPELCDTIKKYNESAKSIIENPIMKVSTPSEFFEALEQEIEEKNVHMSIKKGEMYSGKASFVFPDSTSTRSWIKQGFKEFETYLLMLERWNTILHLISKENDHTDDLKKYWKQALFFAMHDSLPGTGIDSVYDEMRSAFDKLENTLKKSNFECINKISKILFRQDNKSHQILVFNSVSWDIKEWVEAKINFDIDEAIEIMELRTVNSNEIVDVEILDLELHEKDRGIKSVQLGFIARVPSLGFSAYEIIFRKKEKGKNINMDQSPLLAYPRSYETKFTFDDFTLEIDAETGIFTLMKADRLYFIGNEVRIEEELGDLYYHKDVTGIIKSESGEGIPFGVFKKEKYSVLNGKIRTKIVFHNKYYAIRWPYRLNEKLPTIIYQHSFLTVRKEISIYKGLSRIDCTTYIENNHPHVRIRVKFDVPFKGYTYWTGTQFGAIQRPTNLFYLNKDPDVLKKWKEIPSGTFPSLEWIDFSNKEQDMGVTLAHFGIPSHEIRDNSIYLTLLRGVETLSADGTKGPCIATPDAAEKRPYTFKYSLIPHDGDWRDASSYKEGISFNMKPTAIHISSKDHNNWNDKASESYPADALVDTNIGNSFSFMSISPKNVILSTLKLPQDSTPDGDSKVVILRLYETEGKAVNADIKFHYPIKSAVYVNLIEDNKDNTADDVITVSGPSKNLLSFPIQGFKIITLRIEFDL